In a genomic window of Candidatus Izemoplasma sp.:
- the lysA gene encoding diaminopimelate decarboxylase — protein sequence MEFGTQENKEGVLHIGGLSTKELVKHYGTPLYVYDESYIESRLDTFKTVFTSTQFNANIAYASKALLNKKIVKMIQSHNLYMDSVSGGELYVIKESGFDMSRVLFHGNNKSIQELSQAIAYGVGLIVVDNVSELEVLSNLAKTKDHEIHTLLRVNPGIEAHTHEYIETARLTSKFGESIFDDDMINRIMTIYKSSVNLKLDGFHCHIGSQVFGQKPFIKTIDVMSEFISRIEKAYRVTVKTLNIGGGFGVQYTTDDTPEPLDELLSELVTHAEKTFNDYALSIENVFIEPGRSIVANAGVGLYEVGYIKETYGKKDYVFVNGGMSDNIRPALYQAKYTCDIANKLNQPRNKVYTVAGKLCESGDVLVHNAKLPTPEQGDILAIYTTGAYGYSMSSHYNKMPRPAIVFVKDGQSECVVRRETYRDLFRLDQ from the coding sequence ATGGAATTTGGAACACAAGAAAATAAAGAAGGGGTTTTACATATTGGTGGGTTATCTACAAAGGAACTTGTTAAGCATTATGGTACGCCACTATATGTCTACGATGAATCGTATATTGAATCACGGCTAGATACGTTTAAGACGGTTTTTACAAGTACACAGTTTAATGCCAACATTGCCTATGCATCAAAAGCATTATTAAATAAAAAGATTGTTAAGATGATCCAATCACATAATCTTTATATGGATAGTGTGAGTGGCGGGGAATTATATGTTATTAAAGAAAGTGGCTTTGACATGTCTAGAGTCCTCTTCCATGGTAACAACAAAAGCATTCAGGAGTTATCTCAAGCCATTGCGTATGGCGTTGGATTAATTGTCGTTGATAATGTAAGTGAGTTAGAGGTGTTATCAAATTTAGCAAAGACAAAAGACCATGAGATTCATACGTTATTAAGAGTTAATCCAGGTATTGAGGCACATACGCATGAATATATTGAAACAGCGCGTTTAACGTCTAAATTTGGAGAGAGTATTTTTGATGATGACATGATCAATCGTATTATGACAATTTACAAGTCTTCAGTTAATCTCAAGCTTGATGGGTTTCATTGTCATATTGGTTCACAGGTCTTTGGACAAAAACCATTTATTAAAACGATTGATGTTATGAGTGAGTTTATCTCTCGTATAGAGAAAGCATATCGTGTTACCGTCAAGACATTAAATATAGGGGGTGGATTTGGGGTGCAATATACCACCGATGATACCCCAGAACCACTAGACGAGTTGTTAAGTGAATTAGTTACCCATGCAGAAAAGACCTTTAATGATTATGCGTTATCAATTGAAAATGTATTTATTGAACCTGGAAGAAGTATCGTCGCAAATGCTGGGGTTGGCTTATACGAAGTTGGCTATATTAAAGAGACCTATGGAAAAAAAGACTATGTGTTTGTTAACGGAGGAATGAGTGATAATATTCGTCCTGCATTATATCAAGCAAAGTATACTTGTGATATAGCGAACAAGCTAAATCAACCAAGAAATAAAGTGTACACTGTGGCTGGTAAGTTATGTGAAAGTGGGGATGTTCTTGTTCATAATGCCAAATTACCAACACCAGAACAAGGGGACATTCTTGCTATATATACAACAGGTGCTTATGGGTATTCAATGAGTAGCCATTATAATAAAATGCCGAGACCAGCTATTGTATTTGTCAAAGATGGACAGTCAGAATGTGTTGTTAGACGTGAAACATATAGAGACTTGTTCCGATTGGATCAGTGA
- a CDS encoding aspartate kinase, whose amino-acid sequence MKYGGTSVGTIEQLNNIVDYVKIRKKEDKDIVLVVSAMGKQTDHLLSLAKTITSSIDKREMDTLLATGEQQTIALLTIALKSAQVDAISLTGFQAGVKTTSSHTKGIIMDVDISRVTQHLKENKVVVVAGFQGITETGDISTLGRGGSDTSAVALAAKLGFPCEIYTDVSGIYRVDPRRYKDAKKLDHISYDELMEMSSLGAGVIETRSVELAKKYNVPLYIAKSLSKKGSGTTIMNQSYMFEEKPITGLSVTDNVVMVTLENIENNLTTVTDVFNHLSANNINLDMISQTVDKHNQLVISFSIDGHDLDALYDTIESEKLLFKSVKYNVTTELVKLSLVGVGMASHFGVAAKVFHLLAKENITFTTVSTSEISISCTISQKDQAKAIQTLANGFGL is encoded by the coding sequence ATGAAATACGGTGGTACCAGTGTTGGTACCATAGAACAATTAAACAACATAGTTGATTATGTTAAAATACGCAAGAAAGAAGATAAAGATATTGTGCTTGTTGTTAGTGCAATGGGAAAACAAACAGATCACTTATTATCACTCGCAAAAACAATCACATCATCCATTGATAAACGTGAAATGGATACCCTATTAGCAACAGGTGAACAACAAACCATAGCGTTACTTACTATAGCGCTTAAATCAGCGCAGGTTGATGCGATTAGTTTAACAGGCTTCCAAGCCGGTGTAAAAACGACAAGTAGCCATACTAAAGGAATTATCATGGATGTAGACATCTCGCGTGTTACGCAACATCTCAAAGAAAACAAAGTCGTTGTTGTGGCGGGATTCCAAGGTATTACGGAAACGGGAGATATATCCACATTAGGTCGAGGTGGTAGTGATACAAGCGCTGTAGCCTTAGCCGCAAAACTCGGATTTCCATGTGAAATATATACCGATGTATCAGGTATTTACCGTGTCGACCCAAGACGTTACAAAGACGCCAAAAAACTGGATCATATTTCCTATGATGAGTTAATGGAAATGTCAAGTTTAGGCGCTGGGGTAATAGAAACTCGGAGTGTCGAACTCGCAAAGAAATATAATGTGCCGTTATATATCGCCAAAAGCTTAAGTAAGAAAGGAAGTGGCACAACGATTATGAATCAATCATATATGTTTGAAGAAAAACCGATCACAGGATTATCTGTCACGGATAATGTTGTGATGGTCACATTAGAAAATATCGAAAATAATTTAACGACTGTCACAGACGTTTTTAATCATCTCAGTGCGAATAATATTAACCTTGATATGATTAGTCAAACAGTCGATAAACATAATCAATTAGTCATATCTTTTAGTATTGATGGGCATGATTTAGATGCGCTTTATGACACAATTGAGTCAGAAAAATTATTATTTAAGTCAGTGAAATATAACGTGACAACTGAGTTAGTCAAGTTATCACTCGTTGGCGTTGGTATGGCAAGTCATTTTGGGGTTGCCGCAAAGGTTTTTCATTTATTAGCTAAAGAAAATATTACATTTACAACCGTCTCAACCTCTGAAATATCGATTAGTTGTACCATCTCACAAAAAGATCAAGCAAAAGCCATCCAGACATTAGCAAATGGCTTTGGACTGTAG